The following coding sequences are from one Primulina eburnea isolate SZY01 chromosome 15, ASM2296580v1, whole genome shotgun sequence window:
- the LOC140813489 gene encoding kinesin-like protein KIN-7D, mitochondrial, whose translation MAASTSRGRSSSPFHYGKHSSPYSSTSSSSSMLNGRFIPKSSSSSATSFYGGGGGGGYGSRSTTPSQNTRDYSQSRTPVSYPSMEEQMIGEPLENASRSGDSILVTIRFRPMSEREHQRGEEVAWYADGDKIVRNEYNPITAYGFDKVFGPDTATPDVYDIAARPVVKAAMEGVNGTVFAYGVTSSGKTHTMHGDQNSPGIIPLAIKDVFSIIQDTPGREFLLRVSYLEIYNEVINDLLDPTGQNLRVREDSQGTYVEGIKEEVVLSPGHVLSFIAAGEEHRHVGSNNFNLFSSRSHTIFTLMIESGAHGDEYDGVIFSQLNLIDLAGSESSKTETTGLRRKEGSYINKSLLTLGTVIGKLSEGRASHVPYRDSKLTRLLQSSLSGHGHVSLICTITPASSNLEETHNTLKFASRAKRVEIYASRNRIIDEKSLIKKYQREISCLKEELDQLKRGVLVGVDHEEIIVLRQQLEAGQVKMQSRLEEEEDAKAALMSRIQRLTKLILVSSKNSIPVYLNDMPSHQRSHSASEDDKLDILRDGSLTLEGQSQNRVLSPSALTITSDAYDNKHRRSSSKWNDDISQAGSTITETTQAGELISGFSCATKLPIDGVTMSDQMDLIVEQVKMLAGEIAFSTSSLKRLVEQSINDPESSKTQIQNLECEIQEKRKQMRVLEQRIVESGEASVANASMVEMQQTVMKLMAQCSEKGFELEIKSADNRVLQEQLQNKCAENEELLEKIKNLEQQLASVSVEKIPPPSYPGVSDEYAEELRMEIHSKEVENQKLKLERVQILEEHSGLLSQNQKLSEEASYAKELASAAAVELKNLAGEVTKLSLQNSKLEKELQAARDLSPRSFNIHAVNGGNRKHNDVQRTGRRGRFSSRSNDVPGMVNDDFNLWNLDLDDLKMELQARKQREATLDAALGEKEVKEDEYRRMIEEAKKREVALENDLANMWVLVAQLKKEGSITQVSKINDTLNGDINQVKDLEVDDVDCEDRVLKERQAQDNLTPASDFPKEEPLVVRLKARMQEMKDKEHRYTGNGDANSHVCKVCFESPTAAMLLPCRHFCLCKSCSLACSECPICRTKIADRIFAFT comes from the exons ATGGCGGCGTCGACTTCTAGAGGGAGGAGCAGTTCGCCTTTCCATTATGGGAAACATTCGAGCCCCTACTCCTCTACATCTTCATCTTCGTCAATGTTGAATGGTCGTTTTATACCGAAATCGAGCTCCTCCTCCGCGACGTCGTTTTACggtggaggaggaggtggtggataTGGATCCAGATCCACGACGCCTAGCCAAAACACTAGAGATTATTCTCAAAGTAGGACGCCGGTTAGCTATCCGTCGATGGAAGAGCAGATGATTGGGGAGCCACTGGAGAATGCTTCAAGATCGGGGGATAGCATTTTGGTGACGATAAGATTTCGGCCTATGAG TGAACGAGAACATCAGAGAGGTGAGGAGGTCGCTTGGTATGCAGATGGCGACAAAATCGTGAGGAATGAATATAATCCCATTACTGCATATGGATTTG ATAAAGTCTTCGGGCCTGATACAGCAACCCCAGATGTGTATGATATAGCTGCTCGACCTGTAGTTAAGGCTGCGATGGAGGGCGTGAATG GAACTGTGTTTGCTTATGGTGTTACCAGTAGTGGAAAGACACATACTATGCAT GGAGATCAAAATTCTCCTGGGATCATACCATTGGCTATAAAGGATGTATTCAGCATCATCCAAGAT ACTCCAGGCCGTGAATTCTTACTCCGTGTGTCATATCTTGAAATCTACAATGAG GTTATTAATGACTTGTTGGACCCAACCGGTCAGAATTTGCGTGTTAGAGAAGATTCACAG GGAACTTACGTTGAGGGTATAAAAGAAGAAGTTGTTTTGTCCCCTGGACATGTTCTTTCATTCATTGCTGCAGGAGAAG AGCATCGACATGTTGGATCAAATAATTTTAATCTGTTCAGCAGCAGGAGTCATACAATTTTTACATTG ATGATTGAAAGTGGTGCACAtggagatgagtatgatggtgTAATATTCTCTCAGTTG AACCTAATCGATTTAGCCGGATCTGAAAGCTCAAAAACTGAAACAACCGGCTTACGTAGAAAGGAAGGATCATACATCAATAAAAGTCTTTTGACTCTTGGAACC GTAATTGGAAAACTTAGTGAAGGGAGGGCATCACACGTTCCTTATCGGGATTCAAAGCTTACAAGACTTCTACAATCTTCGCTAAGTGGTCATGGACATGTATCG CTTATATGTACTATTACTCCGGCTTCAAGTAATTTGGAGGAAACCCACAACACATTAAAATTTGCCAGCAGGGCAAAACGTGTAGAAATATACGCCTCACGTAATAGG ATAATTGATGAAAAATCACTGATCAAGAAGTATCAACGAGAAATATCATgtctcaaagaagaactcgatcAACTCAAGAGGGGAGTGCTCGTTGGTGTCGACCATGAAGAAATTATTGTCTTAAGACAACAG TTGGAAGCAGGGCAAGTCAAAATGCAATCGAGATTGGAGGAGGAAGAAGATGCCAAAGCTGCTTTAATGAGCAGAATTCAAAGGCTAACCAAATTAATACTTGTTTCCTCCAAAAATAGTATACCGGTATACTTGAATGACATGCCCTCACACCAGAGGAGTCATTCTGCTTCTGAAGATGAC AAGTTGGATATTCTGCGTGATGGGTCTTTAACACTTGAAGGGCAGAGCCAGAATCGTGTATTATCACCTTCTGCTTTAACTATCACATCAGATGCTTATGATAATAAACACAGAAGATCATCCAGCAAGTGGAACGATGATATATCACAGGCTGGCAGCACCATAACTGAAACAACTCAGGCGGGTGAACTAATCAGTGGTTTTTCCTGTGCGACTAAACTGCCCATA GATGGAGTGACAATGTCAGATCAGATGGACCTCATTGTTGAGCAAGTTAAGATGCTTGCTGGGGAAATTGCATTCAGCACCAGTTCCCTAAAGCGGCTGGTGGAACAGTCCATTAATGATCCTGAAAGTTCAAAAACTCAG ATTCAGAACTTGGAGTGTGAAATCCAAGAAAAGAGAAAGCAGATGAGGGTCTTGGAACAGCGTATAGTTGAGAGTGGTGAGGCTTCTGTTGCTAATGCATCGATGGTTGAAATGCAGCAG ACAGTCATGAAGTTGATGGCTCAGTGTAGTGAAAAGGGTTTTGAGCTAGAG ATTAAATCCGCAGACAACCGTGTGCTTCAAGAGCAGCTGCAGAACAAG TGTGCCGAAAATGAGGAACTGCTAGAGAAAATTAAAAACCTAGAGCAGCAACTAGCTTCTGTCTCAGTGGAAAAGATTCCACCCCCCTCTTATCCAGGTGTATCTGATGAATATGCTGAGGAATTGAGAATGGAAATTCATTCAAAG GAAGTTGAGAATCAGAAACTAAAGCTAGAACgtgttcagattctagaggagcATAGTGGGTTACTTTCACAAAATCAGAAATTATCCGAGGAAGCTTCTTATGCTAAGGAACTAGCATCTGCGGCTGCGGTTGAGCTAAAGAATTTAGCTGGTGAGGTTACAAAGTTGTCATTACAAAATTCCAAATTAGAAAAAGAATTACAGGCCGCTAGGGACTTGAGCCCTAGAAGTTTCAACATTCATGCTGTTAATGGTGGGAACCGAAAGCACAATGACGTCCAAAGAACTGGTCGGAGAGGTCGATTTTCTAGTCGCTCAAATGATGTTCCTGGTATGGTTAATGACGATTTTAACTTGTGGAATCTTGATCTTGATGATCTGAAAATGGAGTTGCAAGCTAGGAAACAGCGGGAAGCCACTCTTGATGCTGCCTTGGGTGAGAAGGAAGTAAAGGAAGATGAATACCGGAGAATGATTGAAGAGGCAAAGAAGAGGGAGGTGGCTCTAGAAAATGATTTGGCAAACATGTGGGTGCTGGTTGCACAGCTAAAGAAAGAGGGGAGTATTACTCAAGTGTCAAAGATTAATGACACGCTGAATGGGGATATAAACCAAGTAAAAGATCTAGAAGTTGATGATGTTGACTGTGAGGATCGAGTTCTCAAGGAACGGCAAGCTCAAGATAATTTAACACCTGCTTCTGACTTTCCCAAAGAAGAACCTCTTGTTGTCCGGCTAAAA GCTCGAATGCAGGAGAtgaaggacaaagaacataggTACACTGGGAATGGAGATGCAAATTCTCATGTGTGTAAAGTCTGTTTTGAATCACCTACAGCTGCAATGCTTCTTCCATGTCGTCATTTTTGCT TGTGTAAATCATGTTCTCTTGCATGTTCTGAATGTCCAATTTGCCGAACAAAGATCGCAGATAGGATTTTTGCTTTTACTTGA
- the LOC140814164 gene encoding protein IQ-DOMAIN 2-like translates to MGKTKGWFLSVKKALSSDSEEKKAKSANKSKRKWFGKEKTLTSSFPIPETVEASYPHPLPPLEDEKPTEVENELNNAYTVSVDTDVEDVAAEEVVQPQTVTRFAGKSEEEVAAIKVQTAFRGYLARRALRALRGLVRLKSLVDGPIVKRQTANTLKCMQSLSRVQSQIQARRLRMLDENRALQRQLLQKRAKELDSLRMGEEWDDSLQSKEQIEASLLQKYGATMRRERALAYSYTHQQTWKKSARSSNLLFMDPTNPHWGWSWLERWMADRSWETRSSMDKDLNTDNISIKSVNLGSAAGGEITKSFARHQLNPENPSSPSNKKTPSSRQSPATPPSKTIKSSISARKVKSASPKVSAITQDDDSKSTISAQSEGNRRHSIAGSTVRDDESLASSMSVPSFMASTKSAKAKSKLPSPLGINNGNTPEKGSAGTAMKRLSYPPSPARTGRQSGPSQIDTSSINDSNVDGAIN, encoded by the exons ATGGGCAAGACAAAAGGTTGGTTTTTGTCGGTGAAAAAGGCCCTCAGCTCAGATAGTGAGGAGAAGAAAGCTAAG AGTGCAAATAAGTCAAAACGAAAATGGTTCGGGAAAGAAAAGACATTGACATCTAGTTTTCCGATCCCCGAGACTGTTGAAGCATCTTATCCTCACCCTCTTCCACCATTGGAAGATGAGAAGCCAACAGAGGTAGAGAATGAGTTAAACAATGCTTATACTGTCTCGGTTGATACAGATGTTGAAGATGTAGCAGCTGAAGAGGTTGTCCAGCCCCAAACAGTGACACGGTTTGCAGGAAAATCCGAGGAGGAAGTGGCAGCTATCAAAGTCCAGACCGCATTCCGTGGTTATCTG GCGAGGAGGGCATTGAGAGCTCTAAGAGGTCTTGTAAGACTGAAATCACTTGTTGACGGACCGATTGTGAAACGCCAAACCGCAAACACTCTAAAATGCATGCAAAGTTTATCTCGTGTGCAATCTCAGATTCAAGCAAGGCGGCTCAGAATGTTAGATGAGAATCGAGCACTTCAGAGACAGCTCTTGCAGAAACGTGCTAAGGAACTGGATAGCTTGAGA ATGGGAGAGGAATGGGATGACAGTTTACAATCTAAAGAGCAAATCGAGGCGAGCTTGCTTCAGAAGTACGGAGCAACAATGAGGCGAGAAAGAGCACTAGCTTATTCATACACTCATCAG CAAACTTGGAAGAAATCAGCGAGGTCTTCGAACTTACTTTTCATGGACCCAACTAATCCTCATTGGGGTTGGAGCTGGTTAGAACGATGGATGGCTGATCGGTCGTGGGAGACACGAAGCTCGATGGACAAAGATCTCAATACGGATAATATATCCATCAAAAGTGTTAACCTTGGAAGTGCTGCAGGAGGAGAAATTACGAAATCTTTTGCTCGTCATCAGCTAAATCCTGAAAATCCATCTTCGCCATCCAACAAAAAAACGCCTTCTAGCCGCCAGTCCCCTGCCACGCCCCCTTCCAAGACCATTAAGTCTTCAATATCTGCAAGAAAAGTGAAATCTGCAAGCCCAAAAGTGAGTGCAATAACTCAAGATGATGATTCAAAAAGTACTATAAGTGCACAATCTGAGGGAAACAGGAGGCATAGTATTGCTGGTTCAACTGTTAGGGACGACGAGAGCTTGGCGAGTTCCATGTCGGTTCCGAGTTTCATGGCATCCACTAAGTCGGCAAAAGCTAAGTCGAAGCTCCCAAGCCCATTAGGAATCAACAATGGCAACACACCTGAAAAGGGTTCAGCCGGAACCGCCATGAAACGGCTTTCTTATCCACCTTCGCCTGCCAGAACAGGGAGGCAGTCAGGGCCCTCGCAAATCGACACTAGCTCCATTAATGACAGTAATGTAGATGGAGCTATCAATTAA
- the LOC140814251 gene encoding mitochondrial import inner membrane translocase subunit TIM14-3-like isoform X2: protein MTSPLIVGIAIAATAYAGRYGIQAWQAFKARPPTVRMRKFYEGGFQSKMTRREAALILGVRESTPADKVKEAHRRVMVANHPDAGGSHYLASKVNEAKDVILGKSRNSDSAF from the exons ATG ACTTCACCCTTAATTGTAGGAATAGCCATCGCTGCTACTGCTTATGCTGGTAGATATGGAATTCAAGCCTGGCAAGCATTCAAGGCAAGGCCACCAACTGTTAGAATGCGAAAATTTTATGAAGGAGGTTTCCAATCAAAAATGACTAGGAGGGAAGCAGCTCTTATTTTAGGAGTTAG GGAAAGCACTCCAGCGGATAAGGTTAAGGAAGCGCACAGACGGGTGATGGTAGCAAACCATCCTGATGCAGGTGGGAGCCATTATCTTGCTTCTAAAGTTAACGAAGCTAAAGACGTTATTCTTGGAAAGAGCAGGAACAGCGATTCTGCTTTCTAA
- the LOC140814251 gene encoding mitochondrial import inner membrane translocase subunit TIM14-3-like isoform X1: MQTSPLIVGIAIAATAYAGRYGIQAWQAFKARPPTVRMRKFYEGGFQSKMTRREAALILGVRESTPADKVKEAHRRVMVANHPDAGGSHYLASKVNEAKDVILGKSRNSDSAF; encoded by the exons ATG CAGACTTCACCCTTAATTGTAGGAATAGCCATCGCTGCTACTGCTTATGCTGGTAGATATGGAATTCAAGCCTGGCAAGCATTCAAGGCAAGGCCACCAACTGTTAGAATGCGAAAATTTTATGAAGGAGGTTTCCAATCAAAAATGACTAGGAGGGAAGCAGCTCTTATTTTAGGAGTTAG GGAAAGCACTCCAGCGGATAAGGTTAAGGAAGCGCACAGACGGGTGATGGTAGCAAACCATCCTGATGCAGGTGGGAGCCATTATCTTGCTTCTAAAGTTAACGAAGCTAAAGACGTTATTCTTGGAAAGAGCAGGAACAGCGATTCTGCTTTCTAA
- the LOC140814250 gene encoding B-box zinc finger protein 21-like: protein MKILCDVCWKEEASTFCPADEAAMCQNCDIRVHRANKLAEKHPRFSLLHSQFQDSPLCDICQEKRALFFCQEDRALLCKECDSSIHRANEHTKKHSRFLLTGVKLSAAAASFNVQASSSESGSETKMKNSITSKTKFQQNLMTDCSESSSNPWGDDNDSSKAASMTDHLMDTLPSWHVEDLMDPSSHYGFCKIYDQMSLFTNEEFEGNFDHFASQDYTPAQEQSLAKVTEKKKVVKCRSSK from the exons ATGAAGATTCTATGTGATGTTTGCTGGAAAGAAGAAGCCTCTACTTTTTGCCCTGCAGATGAGGCTGCCATGTGTCAAAACTGTGATATTCGAGTCCACAGAGCCAACAAACTAGCCGAAAAACACCCTCGGTTCTCTCTTCTCCATTCTCAGTTTCAAGACTCGCCATTATGTGACATATGCCAG GAAAAGAGAGCACTATTCTTCTGTCAAGAAGACAGAGCATTGCTTTGCAAAGAGTGTGATAGTTCAATACACAGAGCCAATGAACACACAAAGAAGCACAGTAGATTTCTACTTACCGGGGTTAAGCTTTCTGCAGCTGCTGCTTCATTTAATGTGCAAGCCTCATCCAGTGAATCAGGATCAGAAACAAAAATGAAGAATTCCAttacaagtaaaactaaatTCCAGCAAAATCTGATGACCGATTGCTCAGAATCATCATCAAATCCTTGGGGAGATGACAATGACTCTAGCAAAGCAGCAAGCATGACAGATCATTTAATGGATACTTTACCCAGTTGGCATGTTGAAGATTTGATGGATCCTTCATCTCATTATGGTTTCTGCAAG ATTTATGACCAGATGTCCCTCTTTACAAACGAAGAATTTGAAGGAAATTTTGATCATTTTGCATCCCAAGATTATACTCCAGCTCAAGAACAAAGTTTGGCCAAAGTCACTGAGAAAAAGAAAGTGGTGAAATGTAGGAGTAGTAAATGA